The following proteins are co-located in the Candidatus Competibacteraceae bacterium genome:
- a CDS encoding cobalamin-dependent protein (Presence of a B(12) (cobalamin)-binding domain implies dependence on cobalamin itself, in one of its several forms, or in some unusual lineages, dependence on a cobalamin-like analog.): MRILLVKPQAHLKTVLGLQRFQCLEPLEFGYLAAAIPGHHELRVLDLRLYRFADATFERALTRFRPDLVGFTAYSHESGAMKRLAGTVRRRLPKTRIVVGGHHATVAPADCNIPDIDYLVRGEGCAPFGALVAALDKEDEPEGIANLLFTGDRFDQTAASVWPRYPDPRTLPIPRRDLWDSRPYSCIWVHENPRDWQALFPPVAMARTSYGCKMTCSFCIVPFLSGTTHMPRLVDVVAEDIARIKVDHVYFADDENFIDEQFGFELAEALEKRGIKKRYFAWARATTILRYPELLRRWKEIGLDGVFVGFEFTTNQELKATHKGGTVAHNERAHDTLRRLGIACHAAFMVRPEYGHAEFQRLRDYVNAMSPAQYSFTVCTPSPGTPDYETARPAFWCGDAYDLHDCMHPLTPTTLPLREFAALLARQIHEAGRRHPLRVERHLTRPWELARIVNADWRYQQAFRELYRDYPRELWDWPGAARMTA, translated from the coding sequence ATGCGCATCCTGCTCGTCAAACCCCAAGCTCACCTGAAAACCGTGCTCGGCCTCCAGCGCTTTCAGTGTCTGGAACCCCTGGAATTCGGTTATCTGGCTGCCGCGATTCCCGGGCACCACGAGTTGCGGGTGCTCGACCTGCGGCTGTACCGCTTTGCCGACGCCACCTTCGAACGCGCGCTGACCCGTTTTCGACCCGATCTGGTGGGCTTCACCGCCTACAGCCACGAATCGGGGGCCATGAAGCGACTGGCCGGCACGGTGCGTCGGCGGCTGCCAAAAACCCGCATCGTGGTCGGCGGGCATCACGCCACCGTGGCGCCAGCCGATTGCAACATCCCGGACATCGACTACCTCGTGCGCGGCGAAGGCTGCGCGCCGTTTGGCGCCCTGGTGGCGGCGCTGGACAAAGAAGACGAGCCCGAGGGCATCGCCAATCTGCTATTCACCGGCGACCGTTTCGATCAAACCGCCGCTTCGGTTTGGCCTCGCTATCCCGACCCGAGAACCCTCCCGATCCCGCGCCGCGATCTGTGGGACAGCCGCCCCTACTCCTGCATCTGGGTCCACGAGAATCCCCGCGACTGGCAAGCGCTCTTTCCCCCGGTCGCGATGGCGCGCACCTCCTACGGCTGCAAGATGACCTGCTCGTTCTGCATCGTGCCGTTCCTGAGCGGCACCACCCACATGCCACGACTGGTCGATGTGGTGGCCGAGGATATCGCGCGGATCAAAGTCGATCACGTCTACTTCGCCGACGACGAGAATTTCATCGACGAGCAGTTCGGTTTCGAACTGGCCGAGGCGCTGGAAAAGCGCGGCATCAAGAAACGCTACTTCGCCTGGGCGCGCGCCACCACCATCCTGCGCTACCCGGAACTGCTGCGCCGCTGGAAAGAGATCGGCCTGGACGGGGTGTTCGTCGGCTTCGAGTTCACCACCAACCAGGAATTGAAAGCGACTCACAAGGGCGGCACGGTGGCCCACAACGAGCGCGCCCACGACACCTTGCGCCGACTGGGCATTGCCTGCCACGCCGCGTTCATGGTGCGTCCCGAGTACGGCCACGCCGAGTTTCAGCGCCTGCGCGATTATGTGAACGCCATGTCCCCGGCGCAATACAGTTTCACCGTCTGCACGCCCTCACCCGGCACGCCGGACTACGAAACGGCGCGGCCCGCATTCTGGTGTGGCGACGCCTACGATTTGCACGACTGCATGCATCCGCTCACGCCCACCACCTTGCCGCTGCGTGAGTTCGCCGCGCTGCTGGCCCGCCAGATTCATGAGGCGGGTCGGCGTCATCCGCTGCGGGTCGAGCGCCACTTGACCCGCCCCTGGGAACTGGCCCGGATCGTCAATGCCGACTGGCGTTACCAGCAGGCGTTCCGGGAATTGTATCGCGACTACCCGCGCGAACTGTGGGACTGGCCGGGAGCCGCCAGAATGACCGCCTGA
- a CDS encoding lipoprotein signal peptidase, translating into MAASRWCWWLSGSVIVLDQLSKLLAETLLTFHQPVPILPSFNLLLTYNTGAAFSFLAGAGGWQRWFFLGLGSLVSIGLIVWLRRLQPTEKRLATALALILGGAIGNLIDRAWLGQVIDFIQIYYQRWYWPAFNIADSAITVGAVLLVLDSLWSGKPGDRNTPADGA; encoded by the coding sequence ATGGCCGCATCGCGCTGGTGCTGGTGGTTGAGCGGGTCGGTGATCGTGCTGGATCAGCTCAGCAAATTGCTCGCCGAAACGCTGCTGACCTTTCATCAGCCGGTACCGATATTGCCTTCGTTCAACCTGCTGTTGACCTATAACACCGGCGCCGCCTTCAGCTTCCTGGCTGGCGCCGGCGGCTGGCAGCGCTGGTTCTTCCTGGGGCTGGGGTCGCTGGTTAGCATCGGACTGATCGTCTGGCTGCGGCGGCTTCAGCCGACGGAAAAACGGCTGGCCACGGCGCTGGCGCTGATTCTGGGCGGGGCGATCGGCAACCTGATCGACCGCGCCTGGCTGGGCCAAGTGATCGATTTCATCCAAATCTACTACCAACGCTGGTACTGGCCGGCTTTCAATATCGCCGATTCGGCCATTACCGTCGGCGCGGTGCTGCTGGTGCTGGACAGTCTTTGGTCCGGCAAACCCGGCGATCGGAACACGCCGGCTGACGGCGCCTGA
- the ileS gene encoding isoleucine--tRNA ligase, which yields MADYKNTLNLPQTAFPMKADLARREPDLLRHWRELNLYHRQRAEFAGRPKFVLHDGPPYANGVIHIGHAVNKVLKDIIVKARTLSGFDAPYVPGWDCHGLPIEQMVEKKLGKVGVKVDAREFRAACRTFAAEQVAHQSADFQRLGVLGDWENPYLTMDFRAEADIVRSLAKIVANGHLYRGSKPVYWCIDCGSALAEAEVEYEDRDSLAIDVRFPVANPETLLARLRHVEGHEGKGPLSVVIWTTTPWTLPANRAVALNPGFEYVLAQVETDRGQERLLVTEPLLQDSLARWRIDDYQVIAYGSGADLEGLALRHPFYDRDVPIILGDHVTTEAGTGAVHTAPAHGQEDYVVGSRYGLPVDNPVGPDGKFLPDTPLFAGLHVFAANERVIDVLKAHGMLLRAARLTHSYPHCWRHKTPIIFRATPQWFIGMDQHGLRARALSEIEKVRFTPDWGKARIQGMVTNRPDWCVSRQRSWGVPITLFAHKKTGELHPNTQALMEQVAQRIEQGGIDAWFALDPVELLGTEAAEYDKVPDTLDVWFDSGTTHLSVLERRPELHFPAELYLEGSDQHRGWFQSSLLASVAMRGVAPYKGLLTHGFTVDAQGRKMSKSLGNVVAPQKVVNSLGADVLRLWAAATDYRGEMNVSDEILKRMADSYRRMRNTARFLLANLNGFDPAQHRLPPEQMLALDRWAVDRTRRLQDEILEAYDQYLFHLIYQKIHNFCSVDMGSLYLDIIKDRQYTTQRDSIARRSAQTALYHIVEAMTRWLAPILSFTAEEIWRNLPGERGPSVFLTTWYEGLFAVDEAEALNAAYWDRLVAVRELVGKKLERLRIEGGIGSGLDAEVELYCDGELAADLRQIEDELRFFLITSQARVRPLAEAPGDAEPASCNGQPLVIQVVPSIEDKCGRCWHHRADVGHYPEHPTLCGRCVDNIAGDGETRRYA from the coding sequence GTGGCTGATTACAAAAATACTCTCAATCTTCCCCAAACCGCTTTTCCGATGAAAGCGGATCTCGCCCGGCGCGAGCCGGATCTGCTGCGCCATTGGCGGGAGCTGAACTTGTATCACCGCCAGCGCGCCGAATTCGCCGGCCGGCCGAAATTCGTGCTGCATGACGGTCCGCCCTACGCCAACGGGGTGATTCACATCGGCCACGCCGTCAACAAGGTGCTCAAGGACATCATCGTCAAAGCTCGCACCCTGAGCGGTTTCGATGCCCCCTACGTGCCAGGTTGGGACTGCCACGGCCTGCCGATCGAGCAGATGGTGGAAAAAAAACTGGGCAAGGTCGGGGTCAAGGTCGATGCCCGCGAATTCCGCGCCGCCTGCCGTACCTTCGCCGCCGAGCAGGTCGCCCATCAAAGCGCCGACTTCCAGCGGCTGGGCGTGCTGGGTGACTGGGAAAATCCGTATCTGACCATGGACTTCCGGGCCGAGGCCGACATCGTGCGGTCGCTGGCGAAAATCGTCGCCAACGGCCACCTGTACCGCGGTTCCAAACCGGTGTACTGGTGCATCGACTGCGGCTCGGCGCTGGCCGAGGCCGAGGTCGAATACGAGGACCGCGACTCGCTGGCCATCGACGTGCGCTTCCCGGTGGCGAACCCCGAGACCTTGCTGGCCCGCCTGCGTCACGTCGAGGGCCACGAAGGCAAGGGACCGCTGTCCGTGGTCATCTGGACCACCACCCCGTGGACGCTGCCCGCCAACCGGGCGGTGGCGCTCAATCCGGGCTTCGAATACGTGCTGGCGCAGGTCGAAACCGACCGGGGTCAAGAGCGCCTGCTCGTCACCGAACCGTTATTGCAAGACTCGCTGGCGCGCTGGCGCATCGACGACTATCAGGTGATCGCCTACGGCTCGGGCGCCGACCTGGAAGGACTGGCGCTGCGCCATCCTTTCTACGACCGCGACGTGCCGATCATTCTCGGCGATCACGTCACTACCGAGGCTGGTACCGGCGCGGTGCATACCGCTCCCGCCCACGGCCAGGAGGACTACGTGGTCGGCTCCCGTTACGGTCTGCCAGTGGACAACCCGGTCGGCCCGGACGGCAAGTTTCTGCCCGATACCCCGCTGTTCGCCGGCCTGCATGTGTTCGCCGCCAACGAGCGGGTGATCGATGTCCTTAAGGCGCACGGCATGTTGCTGCGCGCCGCCCGACTGACCCACAGCTACCCGCATTGCTGGCGGCACAAAACCCCGATCATTTTCCGCGCCACCCCGCAGTGGTTCATCGGCATGGATCAACACGGGCTGCGCGCCCGCGCGCTGAGTGAGATCGAGAAGGTGCGTTTCACCCCGGACTGGGGCAAGGCGCGGATTCAGGGCATGGTGACCAACCGCCCCGACTGGTGCGTATCCCGCCAGCGCTCCTGGGGGGTGCCGATCACCCTGTTCGCCCACAAAAAAACCGGCGAATTGCATCCGAACACCCAGGCCCTGATGGAGCAGGTGGCGCAACGCATCGAGCAGGGCGGCATCGACGCCTGGTTCGCACTCGATCCGGTCGAACTGCTGGGCACGGAAGCGGCCGAGTACGACAAGGTCCCCGATACCCTGGATGTCTGGTTCGATTCCGGCACCACCCACCTCTCGGTGCTGGAGCGCCGCCCGGAACTGCACTTCCCCGCCGAACTGTACCTGGAAGGCTCCGACCAGCATCGCGGCTGGTTTCAGTCCTCGCTGCTGGCCTCGGTGGCGATGCGCGGCGTGGCGCCCTACAAGGGCCTGCTGACCCACGGCTTCACCGTGGACGCCCAGGGTCGCAAGATGTCGAAGTCGCTGGGTAATGTGGTCGCGCCGCAAAAAGTGGTCAATTCGCTGGGCGCCGACGTGCTGCGGCTGTGGGCGGCGGCGACCGACTATCGCGGCGAGATGAACGTCTCCGACGAAATTCTCAAGCGCATGGCCGACTCCTACCGGCGAATGCGCAACACCGCTCGTTTTCTGTTGGCCAATCTCAACGGCTTCGATCCCGCGCAACATCGTTTGCCACCGGAGCAAATGCTGGCGCTGGATCGCTGGGCGGTGGACCGCACCCGCCGTTTACAGGACGAGATCCTGGAGGCTTACGACCAATACCTGTTCCATCTGATCTACCAGAAGATTCACAACTTCTGCTCGGTGGACATGGGCAGTCTGTATCTGGACATCATCAAGGACCGCCAGTACACCACCCAGCGCGACAGCATCGCCCGTCGCTCGGCGCAAACCGCCCTGTACCACATCGTCGAAGCGATGACGCGCTGGCTGGCCCCGATTCTCAGCTTCACCGCCGAGGAAATCTGGCGGAACCTGCCGGGCGAGCGCGGTCCGTCGGTGTTCCTGACCACCTGGTACGAGGGGCTGTTCGCGGTCGATGAGGCCGAAGCGCTCAACGCGGCCTACTGGGACCGCTTGGTCGCGGTGCGCGAACTGGTGGGCAAGAAACTGGAGCGGTTACGGATCGAAGGCGGCATCGGTTCGGGGCTGGACGCCGAAGTGGAGCTGTACTGCGATGGCGAACTGGCGGCGGATTTACGCCAGATCGAGGACGAACTGCGGTTTTTCCTCATCACCTCCCAAGCCCGGGTGCGACCGTTGGCCGAAGCGCCGGGCGATGCGGAACCGGCCTCGTGCAACGGTCAGCCGCTGGTGATCCAGGTCGTACCCAGCATCGAGGATAAATGCGGGCGCTGCTGGCACCATCGTGCCGATGTCGGTCATTATCCCGAGCATCCGACGTTATGCGGACGCTGCGTGGACAATATCGCTGGCGACGGTGAAACGCGGCGTTACGCCTGA
- a CDS encoding response regulator transcription factor — MKVLIVDDEPPARDRLRELLGRLPDHEPCGEAGNGADALRLAASLQPDIVLLDIQMPGLDGLETARRLAALPQPPALIFVTAYSEHALDAFDTHAVAYLLKPVRLERLEQALASAARLNRAQLASLTAEREGTGRTHIRARIGQRLELIPLADVYYFQADQKYVRVHHRQGEALIEETLKTLERELGTRLVRAHRNALAMVTQIAGLEKTADESVQLVFHEIPDRLEVSRRHLPALRQCLKLL; from the coding sequence ATGAAAGTGCTAATCGTCGATGATGAACCGCCGGCCCGCGACCGGCTGCGGGAGTTGCTCGGCCGGCTGCCCGATCACGAACCCTGCGGTGAAGCCGGCAACGGCGCGGACGCCTTGCGGCTCGCCGCCAGCCTGCAACCCGACATCGTCCTGCTGGACATCCAAATGCCCGGCCTGGACGGTCTGGAAACCGCCCGGCGGTTGGCGGCGCTGCCCCAACCGCCCGCGCTCATCTTCGTCACGGCCTACAGCGAACACGCGCTGGATGCCTTCGATACCCATGCGGTTGCCTACCTGCTCAAACCGGTCCGGCTGGAGCGACTCGAACAGGCGCTGGCCAGTGCCGCCCGACTCAACCGAGCGCAACTGGCCAGCCTGACCGCGGAACGCGAGGGGACGGGGCGTACCCACATCCGCGCCCGGATCGGCCAGCGGCTGGAACTGATTCCATTGGCTGATGTGTATTATTTTCAGGCCGACCAGAAATACGTCAGGGTCCACCACCGCCAAGGCGAGGCGTTGATTGAGGAGACGCTGAAAACGCTGGAACGGGAACTGGGAACCCGACTGGTGCGGGCGCACCGCAACGCGCTGGCGATGGTGACGCAAATCGCCGGGCTGGAAAAAACCGCCGACGAGAGCGTGCAACTGGTTTTTCACGAAATTCCCGACCGGCTGGAAGTCAGCCGCCGCCACCTGCCAGCCCTCCGGCAATGCCTGAAGCTTCTCTAA
- the ispH gene encoding 4-hydroxy-3-methylbut-2-enyl diphosphate reductase: MSVHIHLANPRGFCAGVDRAIGIVERALELFGAPIYVRHEVVHNRFVVDDLRRRGAVFVDELDEVPQDATVIFSAHGVSQTVREEAARRGLKVFDATCPLVTKVHMEVARHGNLGHEVVLIGHAGHPEVEGTMGQYDEAQGGRMYLVEMVEDVHALSVRNPAELAYVTQTTLSVDDTARIVAALRERFPAIQGPRKDDICYATQNRQDAVKELSGHCELLLVVGSRSSSNSNRLRELAEKQGTPAYLIDGPEDIDPVWLADKTAIGVTAGASAPEVLVRQVIARLRDLGATAISESAGRAENVIFALPRELR, encoded by the coding sequence ATGAGCGTACACATCCACTTGGCCAACCCGCGCGGTTTCTGCGCCGGCGTGGACCGGGCCATCGGCATCGTCGAGCGGGCGCTGGAACTGTTCGGCGCGCCGATCTACGTCCGCCATGAGGTGGTGCACAACCGCTTCGTGGTGGACGATCTGCGCCGCCGTGGCGCGGTGTTCGTCGATGAACTGGACGAAGTGCCCCAAGACGCCACCGTGATTTTCAGCGCCCACGGCGTCTCGCAAACCGTGCGGGAGGAAGCGGCGCGGCGCGGCCTCAAAGTGTTCGACGCGACCTGTCCGCTGGTGACCAAGGTCCACATGGAAGTCGCCCGCCACGGCAACCTCGGCCATGAGGTGGTGCTAATCGGTCACGCCGGTCATCCGGAGGTCGAGGGCACCATGGGCCAGTACGATGAAGCTCAAGGCGGGCGGATGTATCTGGTGGAAATGGTCGAGGACGTGCACGCCTTGAGCGTGCGCAATCCCGCCGAACTGGCCTACGTCACCCAGACCACGCTGTCGGTGGACGACACGGCGCGAATCGTCGCTGCCCTGCGCGAGCGGTTTCCGGCTATCCAGGGGCCGCGCAAGGACGACATCTGCTACGCCACTCAGAACCGCCAGGACGCGGTGAAGGAACTGTCGGGCCACTGCGAGCTATTGCTGGTGGTCGGCTCCCGCAGCAGCTCCAATTCCAACCGGCTGCGGGAGCTGGCGGAAAAACAGGGCACGCCGGCCTACCTGATCGACGGCCCCGAGGACATCGATCCGGTGTGGCTGGCGGACAAAACGGCCATCGGCGTAACGGCCGGTGCCTCGGCGCCCGAAGTGCTGGTGCGGCAGGTGATCGCCCGCCTGCGGGATCTGGGGGCGACGGCGATCAGCGAAAGTGCTGGCCGCGCCGAAAATGTGATTTTCGCCCTACCCAGGGAGTTACGCTAA
- the rpsT gene encoding 30S ribosomal protein S20: MANTAQAKKRVRQAENHRQHNASMRSMLRTYVKRVIKAIQVGDKAKAESEYRTAVPVLDRMARKGLIHANKAARHKSRLNQHIREMPSA; the protein is encoded by the coding sequence TTGGCTAATACCGCTCAAGCGAAGAAGCGCGTCCGTCAGGCGGAAAATCACCGCCAGCATAATGCCAGCATGCGCTCCATGCTGCGCACCTATGTCAAGCGCGTCATCAAAGCCATTCAGGTTGGCGACAAGGCAAAAGCCGAATCGGAATATCGGACGGCCGTGCCGGTGCTCGACCGCATGGCTCGCAAGGGCTTGATCCATGCCAATAAGGCCGCCCGCCACAAGAGCCGTTTGAACCAGCACATCCGTGAGATGCCGTCGGCCTGA
- the murJ gene encoding murein biosynthesis integral membrane protein MurJ, with translation MSKALLKSTGVVSAMTSLSRVTGFIRDMVYAQLFGAGASTDAFFVAFRIPNFLRRLFAEGAFSQAFVPVFSEYQTQRSPAEMKELVDQVTGTLGAILFAITAIGVLAAPLLILLFAPGFAVDADKYQLTVQMLRITFPYLLFISLTALAGGVLNSCGKFAIPAITPVLLNLTMIAAALGLAPRMAQPVMGLAWGVFIAGIVQLGFQVPFLLRLKLLPRPRWGWASRGVQQVLKLMLPALFGSSVAQVNLLIDTLIASFLVSGSVSWLYYSDRLVEFPLGIFGVALGTVILPKLSRQHAGAETDGFSQTLDWALRWALLIGVPATVALVILAGPILSSLFQYGEFDARDVAMSARSLMAFALGLVAFMLIKVLAPGFYARQDTRSPVKYGVIAMVANTAMVLILVWPLAHAGLALATSLAAFLNAGLLFVNLRRRDIYQPRAGWTTFLAQLGAANLAMGLVLWFGVGELEQWLRASAGARLWHLSWLVVAGGGTYLLAVLAVGIKPRHLLMGHR, from the coding sequence ATGAGCAAGGCCCTTCTCAAATCGACCGGCGTGGTCAGCGCCATGACCTCGCTGTCCCGCGTCACCGGCTTCATCCGCGACATGGTTTACGCCCAACTGTTCGGTGCCGGAGCCAGCACCGACGCCTTTTTCGTGGCGTTTCGCATTCCCAATTTTCTGCGCCGGCTGTTCGCCGAAGGCGCCTTCTCGCAGGCTTTCGTGCCGGTGTTCTCGGAATACCAGACCCAGCGTTCCCCAGCGGAAATGAAGGAATTGGTGGATCAGGTGACCGGCACGCTGGGCGCGATTCTGTTCGCCATCACCGCCATCGGCGTGCTGGCCGCGCCGCTGCTGATCCTGCTGTTCGCGCCGGGCTTCGCCGTCGATGCCGACAAATACCAATTAACGGTGCAGATGCTGCGCATCACCTTTCCCTACCTGCTGTTCATCTCGCTGACCGCCCTGGCCGGCGGCGTGCTGAACAGTTGCGGCAAGTTCGCCATTCCGGCGATCACTCCGGTGCTGCTTAACCTGACCATGATCGCCGCCGCGCTGGGGTTGGCCCCCCGCATGGCGCAACCGGTGATGGGGCTGGCCTGGGGCGTATTCATCGCCGGCATCGTGCAACTGGGATTTCAAGTGCCTTTCCTGCTGCGGCTGAAACTGCTGCCGCGACCGCGCTGGGGCTGGGCATCCCGGGGCGTGCAGCAGGTACTGAAGCTCATGCTGCCGGCGCTGTTCGGTTCTTCGGTGGCGCAGGTCAACCTGCTGATCGATACCCTGATCGCTTCGTTTCTGGTCTCCGGCAGCGTCAGTTGGTTGTATTACTCCGACCGGCTGGTGGAGTTTCCACTCGGCATTTTCGGCGTGGCGCTGGGCACGGTGATTCTGCCCAAGCTGTCCCGCCAGCACGCCGGCGCCGAGACCGACGGCTTTTCCCAAACGCTGGACTGGGCGCTGCGCTGGGCCTTGCTGATCGGCGTTCCGGCCACGGTGGCGCTGGTCATCCTGGCCGGCCCCATCCTGTCGTCGCTGTTTCAGTACGGCGAGTTCGACGCCCGCGATGTCGCCATGTCGGCCCGCAGCCTGATGGCATTCGCCCTCGGCCTGGTGGCGTTCATGCTGATCAAGGTGCTGGCGCCCGGCTTCTATGCCCGCCAGGACACTCGCAGCCCGGTCAAATACGGCGTCATCGCCATGGTCGCCAATACCGCGATGGTGCTGATTCTGGTCTGGCCGCTGGCTCATGCCGGGCTGGCGCTGGCCACCTCGCTGGCCGCTTTTCTCAACGCCGGCCTGCTGTTTGTTAATCTGCGGCGGCGCGACATCTACCAGCCACGGGCCGGATGGACGACGTTTCTGGCGCAACTGGGCGCCGCCAATCTGGCGATGGGACTGGTGCTATGGTTCGGGGTGGGCGAGCTGGAACAGTGGTTGCGCGCCAGCGCCGGCGCGCGATTGTGGCATCTGAGCTGGCTGGTCGTGGCCGGCGGCGGGACTTATCTGCTGGCGGTGCTGGCGGTGGGGATCAAACCACGACATCTGCTGATGGGACACAGGTAA
- a CDS encoding M48 family metallopeptidase: MNALQVDDLRFEVRRSARRKTLEITVDRGGELVLAAPPEVDEATLCAFVREKRVWIYTRLAEKEQLQKAVPPKAFVNGEGFLYLGRSYRLKLMDGQTEPIKLFNGRFCLRRELADTGRQTLIRWYSKKGQDWLWRKVRDYAARMEVTPVGVKVQELGYRWGSCGKDGWLYFHWKAILLPARIAEYVVVHELAHLHEPHHTPEFWRRVERALPDFEHRKRWLAEHGMEVEGL; the protein is encoded by the coding sequence ATGAACGCCCTGCAAGTGGATGACCTGCGCTTCGAGGTGCGCCGCAGCGCCCGGCGCAAGACGCTGGAGATCACCGTGGATCGGGGCGGCGAACTGGTGCTAGCCGCGCCACCCGAGGTGGATGAAGCCACCTTGTGTGCTTTCGTGCGGGAAAAGCGCGTCTGGATTTACACTCGGCTGGCCGAGAAAGAGCAACTGCAAAAAGCGGTGCCACCCAAAGCCTTCGTCAATGGCGAAGGTTTTCTGTACCTGGGCCGCAGTTACCGCCTCAAGCTGATGGATGGGCAAACCGAGCCGATCAAGCTATTCAACGGCCGCTTTTGTCTGCGCCGCGAGCTGGCCGACACAGGCCGCCAAACGCTGATCCGCTGGTACAGCAAGAAAGGTCAGGACTGGCTCTGGCGCAAGGTTCGGGATTACGCCGCCCGCATGGAAGTCACACCGGTAGGGGTGAAGGTACAAGAGCTTGGCTACCGCTGGGGCTCCTGCGGCAAGGACGGTTGGCTGTACTTCCATTGGAAAGCGATTTTATTGCCGGCCCGCATCGCCGAATATGTAGTGGTGCATGAGTTGGCTCACCTCCACGAACCGCATCACACTCCCGAATTCTGGCGGCGTGTTGAGCGTGCTTTGCCCGACTTCGAGCATCGCAAGCGCTGGCTGGCGGAACACGGCATGGAGGTGGAGGGCCTCTGA
- the ribF gene encoding bifunctional riboflavin kinase/FAD synthetase — MELIRGQHNLRPRHRGCVATIGNFDGVHLGHQTILTQLAEQAVQLRLPRLVITFEPQPQEFFAGPNTPPARLMRLREKLLALEELGIERVLCLEFDHRLAAMPAEAFIDDLLVSRLGIRHLVVGDDFRFGHRRIGDFALLVAAGQRHGFSVADSHSHILDGERVSSTRVRQALAEGELELATRLLGRPYDLCGRVAHGDRRGRTIGFPTANIHLHRRVTPVSGVYAVLLGDPALPPWPGIANVGRRPTVAGERERLEVHLLDFQGDLYGRHVKVDFLHYLRPEQRFESLTALQAQIRRDEQTARTYFAERGIPLPPAPAPAPLPPGAGSPSLPLPKGEERSRTGF; from the coding sequence ATGGAATTGATTCGCGGCCAGCACAATCTTCGGCCCCGCCACCGGGGTTGCGTCGCCACCATCGGCAATTTCGACGGCGTCCATCTTGGTCACCAGACCATCCTCACGCAATTGGCCGAACAAGCCGTGCAACTGCGCTTGCCGCGCCTGGTCATCACTTTCGAACCGCAACCGCAGGAATTCTTCGCCGGCCCCAACACGCCGCCGGCCCGGCTGATGCGGCTGCGGGAAAAACTGCTGGCGCTGGAGGAACTGGGCATCGAGCGGGTGCTGTGCCTGGAATTCGACCACCGGCTGGCGGCCATGCCGGCGGAGGCTTTCATCGACGACCTGCTGGTGAGCCGCCTCGGCATCCGCCATCTGGTGGTCGGCGACGATTTCCGCTTCGGTCACCGCCGCATCGGCGACTTCGCCCTGCTGGTCGCGGCCGGTCAGCGGCACGGTTTCAGCGTCGCCGACAGCCACAGCCACATCCTGGACGGCGAGCGGGTCAGTAGCACCCGCGTTCGCCAGGCGTTGGCGGAGGGCGAGCTGGAGCTGGCGACGCGACTGCTGGGCCGGCCCTACGACCTGTGTGGGCGGGTGGCGCACGGCGACCGCCGCGGCCGCACCATCGGCTTTCCGACCGCCAACATCCACCTGCACCGCCGGGTCACGCCGGTTTCCGGCGTCTACGCCGTGCTGCTCGGCGATCCGGCGCTGCCGCCCTGGCCCGGCATCGCCAACGTCGGCCGCCGCCCCACGGTGGCGGGCGAGCGCGAGCGGCTGGAAGTGCATCTACTCGATTTCCAGGGCGATCTGTACGGCCGGCACGTCAAGGTCGATTTTCTGCATTATCTGCGCCCGGAACAGCGCTTCGAGTCGCTGACCGCCCTGCAAGCGCAAATCCGGCGCGACGAGCAAACCGCCCGAACCTATTTCGCCGAACGGGGCATACCCCTCCCTCCAGCCCCAGCCCCAGCCCCTCTCCCACCGGGAGCAGGGAGCCCCTCACTCCCTCTCCCAAAAGGAGAGGAGCGTTCTCGCACCGGTTTTTAG